A region from the Papio anubis isolate 15944 chromosome 6, Panubis1.0, whole genome shotgun sequence genome encodes:
- the LEMD2 gene encoding LEM domain-containing protein 2 isoform X2, with translation MAGLSDLELRRELQALGFQPGPITDTTRDVYRNKLRRLRGEARLRDEERLREEARPREEAQPRGEERLREEARLREDAPLRARPAAASPRAEPWLSQPASGSAYATPGAYGDIRPSAASWVGSRGLAYPARPAQLRRRASVRGSSEEDEDARTPDRATQGPGLAARRWWAASPAPARLPSALLGPDPRPGLRATRAGPAGAARARPEVGRRLERWLSRLLLWASLGLLLVFLGILWVKMGKPSAPQEAEDNMKLLPVDCERKTDEFCQAKQKAALLELLHELYNFLAIQAGNFECGNPENLKSKCIPVMEAQEYIANVTSSSSAKFEAALTWILSSNKDVGIWLKGEDQSELVTTVDKVVCLESARPRMGVGCRLSRALLTAVTNVLIFFWCLAFLWGLLILLKYRWRKLEEEEQAMYEMVKKIIDVVQDHYVDWEQDMERYPYVGILHVRDSLIPPQSRRRMKRVWDRAVEFLASNESRIQTESHRVAGEDMLVWRWTKPSSFSDSER, from the exons ATGGCCGGCCTGTCGGACCTGGAACTGCGGCGGGAGCTGCAGGCCCTGGGCTTCCAGCCAGGACCCATCACCGACACCACCCGGGATGTCTACCGCAACAAGCTGCGCCGCCTGCGGGGCGAGGCCCGGCTGCGCGACGAGGAGCGGCTGCGGGAGGAGGCCCGGCCGCGGGAGGAGGCCCAGCCGCGGGGCGAGGAGCGGTTACGGGAAGAGGCCCGGCTACGCGAGGATGCGCCGCTGCGCGCCCGGCCCGCCGCGGCCTCTCCGCGGGCGGAGCCCTGGCTCTCCCAGCCGGCCTCGGGCTCGGCCTACGCGACCCCTGGGGCCTACGGCGATATCCGACCCTCCGCGGCTTCCTGGGTAGGGAGCCGCGGCCTCGCCTATCCCGCCCGCCCGGCGCAGCTAAGGCGCCGCGCCTCGGTCCGGGGCAGCTCGGAGGAGGACGAGGACGCCCGGACGCCCGACAGGGCTACGCAGGGCCCGGGTCTCGCGGCCCGCCGCTGGTGGGCAGCGTCTCCCGCCCCGGCGCGGCTGCCTTCCGCCCTCCTCGGCCCCGACCCGCGCCCGGGCCTGCGGGCGACTCGAGCGGGCCCTGCTGGCGCGGCGCGGGCCCGGCCCGAGGTGGGGCGCCGGCTGGAGCGCTGGCTGTCTCGGCTCCTGCTCTGGGCCAGCCTGGGGCTACTGCTCGTCTTCCTGGGCATCCTCTGGGTGAAGATGGGCAAGCCCTCAGCGCCGCAGGAGGCGGAGGACAACA TGAAGTTATTGCCAGTGGACTGTGAGAGAAAAACAGATGAG TTCTGTCAGGCCAAGCAGAAGGCAGCCTTGCTGGAGCTGCTGCATGAACTCTACAACTTCCTGGCCATCCAAGCTG gtaATTTTGAGTGTGGAAATCCAGAGAATCTGAAAAGCAAATGCATTCCTGTTATGGAAGCCCAGGAATATATAGCG AATGTGACCAGCAGCTCCTCCGCCAAGTTTGAAGCCGCACTGACCTGGATACTGAGCAGTAACAAGGACGTGGGCATCTG GTTGAAAGGAGAAGACCAATCTGAACTGGTGACGACCGTGGACAAGGTGGTCTGCCTGGAATCTGCCCGCCCCCGCATGGGTGTTGGCTGCCGCCTGAGCCGGGCCCTGCTCACTGCTGTCACCAACGTGCTCATCTTCTTCTGGT GCTTGGCTTTTTTGTGGGGGCTCCTAATTCTCCTAAAATATCGGTGGCGAAAGTTAGAAGAGGAAGAACAGGCCATGTATGAGATGGTGAAGAAGATTATAG ACGTGGTCCAGGACCATTACGTGGACTGGGAGCAGGACATGGAGCGCTATCCATATGTAGGCATCTTGCACGTGCGCGACAGCTTGATCCCTCCACAGAGCCG GAGACGCATGAAGCGTGTCTGGGACCGAGCTGTGGAGTTCCTGGCCTCCAACGAATCCCGGATCCAGACGGAGTCCCACCGCGTGGCGGGAGAGGACATGCTGGTGTGGAGATGGACTAAGCCCTCTTCCTTCTCCGACTCAGAGCGATAA
- the LEMD2 gene encoding LEM domain-containing protein 2 isoform X1, with protein MAGLSDLELRRELQALGFQPGPITDTTRDVYRNKLRRLRGEARLRDEERLREEARPREEAQPRGEERLREEARLREDAPLRARPAAASPRAEPWLSQPASGSAYATPGAYGDIRPSAASWVGSRGLAYPARPAQLRRRASVRGSSEEDEDARTPDRATQGPGLAARRWWAASPAPARLPSALLGPDPRPGLRATRAGPAGAARARPEVGRRLERWLSRLLLWASLGLLLVFLGILWVKMGKPSAPQEAEDNMKLLPVDCERKTDEFCQAKQKAALLELLHELYNFLAIQAGNFECGNPENLKSKCIPVMEAQEYIANVTSSSSAKFEAALTWILSSNKDVGIWLKGEDQSELVTTVDKVVCLESARPRMGVGCRLSRALLTAVTNVLIFFWCLAFLWGLLILLKYRWRKLEEEEQAMYEMVKKIIDVVQDHYVDWEQDMERYPYVGILHVRDSLIPPQSRDEKRPGAVQYQGSQRKKIKVTLPMALEPSCPVWKGQRIHEGEAVQGGVRP; from the exons ATGGCCGGCCTGTCGGACCTGGAACTGCGGCGGGAGCTGCAGGCCCTGGGCTTCCAGCCAGGACCCATCACCGACACCACCCGGGATGTCTACCGCAACAAGCTGCGCCGCCTGCGGGGCGAGGCCCGGCTGCGCGACGAGGAGCGGCTGCGGGAGGAGGCCCGGCCGCGGGAGGAGGCCCAGCCGCGGGGCGAGGAGCGGTTACGGGAAGAGGCCCGGCTACGCGAGGATGCGCCGCTGCGCGCCCGGCCCGCCGCGGCCTCTCCGCGGGCGGAGCCCTGGCTCTCCCAGCCGGCCTCGGGCTCGGCCTACGCGACCCCTGGGGCCTACGGCGATATCCGACCCTCCGCGGCTTCCTGGGTAGGGAGCCGCGGCCTCGCCTATCCCGCCCGCCCGGCGCAGCTAAGGCGCCGCGCCTCGGTCCGGGGCAGCTCGGAGGAGGACGAGGACGCCCGGACGCCCGACAGGGCTACGCAGGGCCCGGGTCTCGCGGCCCGCCGCTGGTGGGCAGCGTCTCCCGCCCCGGCGCGGCTGCCTTCCGCCCTCCTCGGCCCCGACCCGCGCCCGGGCCTGCGGGCGACTCGAGCGGGCCCTGCTGGCGCGGCGCGGGCCCGGCCCGAGGTGGGGCGCCGGCTGGAGCGCTGGCTGTCTCGGCTCCTGCTCTGGGCCAGCCTGGGGCTACTGCTCGTCTTCCTGGGCATCCTCTGGGTGAAGATGGGCAAGCCCTCAGCGCCGCAGGAGGCGGAGGACAACA TGAAGTTATTGCCAGTGGACTGTGAGAGAAAAACAGATGAG TTCTGTCAGGCCAAGCAGAAGGCAGCCTTGCTGGAGCTGCTGCATGAACTCTACAACTTCCTGGCCATCCAAGCTG gtaATTTTGAGTGTGGAAATCCAGAGAATCTGAAAAGCAAATGCATTCCTGTTATGGAAGCCCAGGAATATATAGCG AATGTGACCAGCAGCTCCTCCGCCAAGTTTGAAGCCGCACTGACCTGGATACTGAGCAGTAACAAGGACGTGGGCATCTG GTTGAAAGGAGAAGACCAATCTGAACTGGTGACGACCGTGGACAAGGTGGTCTGCCTGGAATCTGCCCGCCCCCGCATGGGTGTTGGCTGCCGCCTGAGCCGGGCCCTGCTCACTGCTGTCACCAACGTGCTCATCTTCTTCTGGT GCTTGGCTTTTTTGTGGGGGCTCCTAATTCTCCTAAAATATCGGTGGCGAAAGTTAGAAGAGGAAGAACAGGCCATGTATGAGATGGTGAAGAAGATTATAG ACGTGGTCCAGGACCATTACGTGGACTGGGAGCAGGACATGGAGCGCTATCCATATGTAGGCATCTTGCACGTGCGCGACAGCTTGATCCCTCCACAGAGCCG TGATGAgaaaaggccaggtgctgtgCAATACCAGGGTTCACAAAGGAAAAAGATCAAAGTGACCCTCCCCATGGCTTTGGAACCTTCTTGTCCAGTCTGGAAGGGGCAAAGAATACATGAGGGGGAGGCTGTCCAGGGGGGTGTAAGGCCTTAG